GCTTGGACTGAGTTGGggtgttttttgctttgttttttccctatttgCTCTATGattgttaatatattttactgtCTTGTTAGAAACATCGGCGTGGTGGAAAAGACCGTGTTGACTGCAgttctttttcttctgctgaGTCATTTCACTAGCTTACAGATGGATTGCAGCTAGCCTAAAATATAGATGCATGGCACAGAATGGGAAACAGAAAAGGAagtggggaagtgtgtgtgtgttttcagagaTAAAtgatgggatgtgggagactgacTTTTTAACTGCAGGACTCAGCGTTGAGTCATTTTTATTGCCCTAACTAAAAGGAGTTTAGAGGTCCCTGAGCTGTCTTTAGTGAATGATTGTCTCTGTCCAAAAACCGCGACGAAGTGAGCTGAATCTCTGCTTAAAAGATGCCACTGACAATCATATCAGCTCTGCTATTTAAGAACTGCAATCTTAACACAtacaggctgtgtctacaccacTAGCGAGGGGTGTGTGGTTCCCAGCTCAAGCAAACACACTTGCGCTCTCTCTCAGTGAGCAAGCATGCTGAAAATAGCAGGGTAGCTGTGGTAGCATGGACAGCCGCAGTGGCAGTACTGGCTTACCACCCCAAGTACATACCGACAAGGTTgaggtgggtttgtactcgggGTGGCTAgtctgtgctgcccctgcctgtgccATGGTGACTACACTCCTACTCTTAGAGTGCTTGCTCAGTGACAGCTAGTGCGAGCATGTCTACCCAagtgggaatcacacccctcactcatagtgtagacataatctGTAGTCGCAAAATACAGacttgcaaatacagactaacacggctgctactctgaaaataatctgtagtgtagacaagcattTAGGCTATGTTTGTATATCTTGTGCCAttcgggggtgtgaataagccaccccctgagtgatgtaagttatgccgacctaagcgctggtgtgcggacagtgctatgttggcaggagagcttttccCGCCAACataactactgcctcttggagaggtggttttattacgcTGACGGGAGACTTCTCTCCCGTCGGCAGACAGCATCTTCTCCAGacgcactacagcagcacagctgcatcagtggaGAAAGGATAGTGGGGGAGAAATGGTAGTGGAAAACGAAACCAACAAATGAGTGAGACAAGGCAAGCAGggaatgcagaagaaaatgcGTGTTAggtgtgtattttttaaattgtcctcTTTTCTCTATGCCTTTTCTCTATACTTCAAAGCGAATAAAATGATTTATTGCCACCTGCCAAGGTGAGGCACATATCAGATATCTAATCAAACAACTAAAGACAAAGCTTTAAGAAAATGCCTACATTCTCCGCCCTCACTTCAAAAAGGTTGTTGAAAAttggaaaacattcaaaaattgcTACAAGagtgattcaaggtctggaaTATCTGCTTGATAGTGAGAGATTAAGGaaactcagtctatttagtttatccaagaaaaGGTTAAAATATGACTTAATGACAATCTACAAGTACCTATATGGGAATAGGTCTGTTAActctttaatctaacagaaaaaggcataatgggATCCAGTAgaaggaaactgaagctagacaaattcagattagaaataaggtgcaagttTTTAATAGTGAAGATAATTGGCTAGAGGAATAAATTTAGTTAAGGATGtcgtagattctccatcactcaacatccttaaatcaagactggatgtcctTCTAAAAGATATTCTATAGCTCAAacaagttatgggcttgatgcagaaattactgggtgagattctatggcttgtgttatgcagtaggtcagattagatgatcataacggtcccttccggccttaaaatctatgaagacGAAATTTGTTTGGAGTGAATTAGGGATGTTTGTCCCTGTTGTGTCACCATCACGGTGTTTATGGAGAGATGGTATAAATCAAGCCAGCTGCAGAACTCTGTAGGGAAATTAGTTCTATAGGGTGCCACACTTCAACTAGATAGTCGCTGCTGAGCAGAGGcacaatattattttttaaagataatttttgTACCGTATTCCATACCATCCGCTAAATGTCAGGAGTTGGGATGACCTCAGACTGGCTGCTAATGCAAATTTAATCATCAACTGCTGATGTAAATAGAAAAGAGTCAGTTTTTCCTTGTAGTACTCAAGGAGTTTTATAAACAGCTCCCAGTATTATCAGAGAGTTACACATTCCAGTGGGAAAACAGATGTCTTATAGTGAAGTGGAGCCAAAGTTAAGAAACGTATAAACCTATTAACTAGAGCATTTGACATGGCTGGTGAAAACTCAGTCAGTTGTAGAAAGATGGAGAATTCCTCAATACACGGTGTGGATGAGTCCAGTTACAATGGTAGCATTTGCCCAGGCCAGTAAACCCTATTAACTCGTGTCACTAGTCCAATGTTATGGTAGAATCTCTCGGCCCTTCAGGCAACAGTGGAGTCTCCAGATTTCAAGAAGACATTTGAAAAGTCCCAGTTAAACAGGTAAAGGAAGGCCTGACAGATAATAATGGACAGTCACAAGTGGAAGGTCTTTGCTCCAGTTGCTGTTCTCTCTCTGTGGAACTCCGCACTCCCCTCAAGTTCATCACAACCCTGATTTCATTTAGGGGCACTCCACTGTTTCTCCTGACACAGAAGCTAAAAGGCCAGAAACAGACTAAGCTTACACTGTGACCACTGTTGTGTGTAGATAAAGCCTAGGAGACTCCTTCTGTTCCTGCACTGCTATGACAGCTGACAAGGGCCTCTGTTTGCATATGCATTGCAGTGGGAATTTTCAGTCAAAGGTCTTTGACTCTGGCACTAATTTTTCTTGGTCTGACAGACCTCTGCAGACAGTGTAAAGGCTTTTGACTAAAGAGTGATTGTGGGTTACATCGCTACCTCTAGTTGTTTGTGGAATCCAATCTCTGTATTCATTTGAAATTGGCTAGTTTTGTATTTGTTAAATATAAACTTTCATACATGTAATACTGATACAGACAAGTCTGAAAATAGCCTAATTAGGAGTAAAGCTGTGTGTGGTTACAAAGCTGTAAGTCAATGACTATGTTCAGATATTAAATGCACAGTATAAATAAGAATCTGCGTGGCTGTTTCTGAGGGCTGTTGTGAGAACCAGAGAGTTCTAGTGGCTGGATGTGTTTGGTCTCCTTAATCTGCCCACATAAACTTTAGTCAGCTATCATTAGGCAGAGTGAGGTTTTTACAGTTCCACTGAGGCTTAAACTGTGGTAATATTCGGCACAAGCAAGAAAACATCTGTGCCTAATATTTCTAGTGGGATTTCTGGTTGGATTATGTAAGggaagtgtaaaaataaaaaatagaatacaACTGTTTCCCCCTATTTCTCTACGTTACGTCTAACAAAACTAATCCAAACGGAAGTGTTAATGCAGCAAAATGGCAATTCTTGCTTCAAAGCCCAGCCCAAGATGTCGTGGCTTGCCCCCAACCTAATAATGCAGATAATTAAAGCAGTAGCAAGAAGGGTATAGAGAATTGGAGCACTAGAGTTAGGCCAGAGAAATCTCTTGTTTTATAAGGCAGAAAAAGGAATGCTTTTGCAGGCTTTGTGtacttttgtttctctctttcttgggcttgtctacattacctgcagGATTGATGGGCAGCGATCGatgcagtggggggagagacggggagtcgatttatcgcatctagtctagactcGGTAAGTCGACTGCCGAGTGCTCTCTTGTAGACTCCAGTATGCAGGCGGAGTTGATGGAGGAGCGTCAGCTGTCAACTCACCGCAGTTAGATATACTCACCACGGTGTCTTAAGTACTTGCATTACTTAGATcgatcttcccccaccccacagcgtagaccagaccttagaggGCTAACCCCATTTCATCATTAATTATCTTACTACTCCCTTTCCTGGTACCAAGGCTCTCATGGCTTACCCAGAACTGGGTTTCACCCATCCAGCTCTGACTGATTAGATATCATATGAAGATCACCACATCTCATACTTTAATTTCAAAGCAACATGGGACACTGCTATCTGGTGAACCTCACTGAAGGCTTTGAAGAGGTTCCACATTGTACTAGATTCTGCAGTTTTGTTTTGGCAAAAAATTAATCCAGCAACATTTTTGCCTGGATGTTATGTATTCCCCTTTAAACGAACCAGCAAGCTTCCTATCTCCAGCATTAAATCTGGCGGACTAAGGGGAAGGAAATTGACAGAATGtatctgtgacactggcagaccaggtgctagCTCTTGCCAAGATTGAAGGCactagctaagaactgacaaactcatagttGAACACCAGACCAGTATTAAACCAGTAGGTAtcagtcttataagaatgtatttagtgtttaaaaCTCTGTGAAATGGTTGTGAATTGCTGCATTCattacttgtaatgtctgtattccaggCTATAAGGAAattgtaagttttgctttataacttgaTGGGAAGAGtgttgctcctccccctccccctccaagaactatcaaaatcagatgggcctCAAGGAACATTGCAATATAAAGGATTGGTTAATAGCCCTATTGCACCAATGGAGAAGTGCAGAATGCCTTGTTCTATCACTCTGAATGAtggcagaagaaaataaaaatagttgatGTGAAGATtgttcatctctttgctgtttgaactctaaTGGGGCCAGAGAAGCCAAGCTAAAGCCAGAGGTCTCCAGGGGTTACCCCCTGGGTCTACCTTGAAAGACACTTTAAACTGACAGATCACAACTGTTGTGCTTCagatttagatggtaactcatttgtgtatatctttgcttgctttaacctgcaaataactcatttctctttcctacttaataaacctttagatagtgtATTACAAGATTGGTTACAGATCTGCTCAAAGATCTAGGACAGCGGTGGGCAGCCTggcagggtaatccactggcaggctgtgAGACAGGCATGGGTGCCCGCAACTCCTAGGGGCTGccgtttgccattcctggccaatgggagctgcaggaagcggcatgggccgtagggatgtgctggccgctgcttcctgcagctcccatgggatgggaacagtgaactgcggcccctggcagctgcaggcagccatgccaATGTAAACCAACTGACTCTCGGctcgccagcagattaccctgacgggccatgtgCAGTCCCTGGGCCACAGGTAGCCCAACACTGATCTAGGGTACtaactgatctggggtaagtgactggtgtCTTGGGATTAGAAGTAGCCTGAacatggtgtgatttttggtgtgactatttatcactaagtccactCTGTCTAGGTGGCAACGTAGACTGGAGCCTCTAAGGGGAccttctgtgactccatggtgagaCTGTCACAGTGAGCCAGGACTTCACATTTCTTACTAGCTTAGTGAAATTGCATTATAGAACCTACTACCAGTTTAGGTATATGCACTGTTTCTGACACTCTGCCCAAAGGCAGGCACTCACAATCATGAGCCACTCCTGGACCCCCACCAGACAGTATTACAGTATCAAAGGAAATTGAGGGAGGTGGTCCAAAGGGAATTGAGAAATTATGCTGCTAGTCTTAAGAGTTTTGTGTAGAGCCACATTCTATTCTGATAGGTGCATCTTACTCTAAACTCTAGCTGATGTGCTAAAtcagtgttgtgttttttttaaattaaacaactCACAAAACCAGAACACTAGTTGTTagagcttttcttttctcttgcgTGCATTATGTGTTAGATACAtgtagcttttattttttattgaagtTTTTGTATTAATCAGAATGGTCTGAAAGTAAAAGATGCTCCAGAGCAGACAGGAGCATTAAAAACAGGGACAAGACAAATGCAATACAAAATGGAGTGACAAGAAATCAACCTAACTGTATACTGTAACACGCTGGATTTTAACTGATAATGATAACTTTCCTAGTTATTTGAAATGGTATGGTATGTCAGTATTTTTTCCACATTGAAATTGGGCTTCTATTTataaaagagttaaaaaaataagaaaaatatggtTATGGTAGAAAAAATATTAGCATGGGAGGAGGACGCCCAGATGTCTGACTTTGCTATTCAGGGATGACCTGCATAACTCAAACAAGCTAATAAAGCTTCCTATATCATACCACTAGAAATTGATATATCCCATATTTAAGAGAAAattacatgttttaaaaacactattAGGACTGCTTTCTTAATCCTTCTAGCTGTAAAGCTAGGTTCTGTTAATATTAATTCACCCATACAGACTtttgagggggggagagagagagagattttataatatttcttataaatgtttaaaagttTATACTGAAAGTGTCATATCCAATATCTCAGCCATCCAGGGACAGAACCAGAAGCTGCATCTCTGCCTCTTTGGAAATCTGGGAATCACAACTTTCCAATGGTGTGGACAGCATGTTTTTAACTGAGATACCATAAGATATTGGACCTTAAACTTAATATTGCAAGATGGAGTTTTGATAGGAGCAAAGGGTTAAAGAAATGtggtcattttttatttttaaaatacataatagTAACGTTGGCTGTTTGAACTGCTCAAATGTTTAGATTGTGAGATTGAATTTTGTTGGACATGTATGAGTATGGACAGAGCAGGTAAACCCGTCAAAGTTTCatgataaatgcaatttatcTCACTGGATGTCAGCATTGCATATCGGGGTGTATGCATAAGGCTACACTGTTAGCTAAAACACAGGAAGAATTTCAAAGCTCTGTGTAGTATATCAACTTCTTGCAACCTCTTCAGGACAAGAGTAAAATATTCCCAGTTACCAGACAGcattaacatttatattacatTCAACCAAGTCTGTACATCAAATCACATCAGTTTTTACACATTTTTGCATTCCTAAAATTACCAAAATGATAAAGAATGACTATTTCCCTCCTACTGAGCCACACATAAGAGAAGTCTTAAGATCTTACAGTCATCCAACCCTACCACttttaaggctttgtctacataaacacttttgtcggtcaggagtgtgaaaaaaatacccccccccaccaaccaacagaagtttcactgacaaaagcgccTCCccccaacatagctaccgctgcttgttgggggtggtttagtTATGCCATCTGTAGAGCTTTCTCCTGCTGGcacagagcggctacacaggagatcttacagtggcgcagctgcagcggtccagctctgctgctgtaaggtccctagtgtagacatagtctgtgTTACATTCATCAGTTTTTACATAACAGTGACACCTGCTGGCCAACTGGTTTAGATGCAGTTTGTTTTCCTGAATTTATAGGTTCCTCTCTCCCGTTACTTGTTACGATGAATTTTAGAAGGTATCAACTTACCCTTTCAGTAATACAAGTCTGTACCAAGTATACTTTTCAAAAAAAGGAAAGCGCTACTATGCTTATAGCACCAGCCGTTAACTTCATTCATAGACTTCTTTTCCCTGGCAAAAGCCAGGCCATTTCTGCAAAGCAGACTTGTGCAGTTTTTTACAGAAACGTGGAAAGAAAAGCTCCAGTTACTGGTTTACCAAGTATCATATACAATAGCCAAGAACTGTATGCTGGAATGTCTTTCACATAATTACTGTCCAAGAAAGGAGGCCATGGGATCATCAGGTCTTTGGCGTTTCATTCTATAAGCCTCCATTTCCTCTTCTGTAGGCTCCCTTGTTTCATACATGCTGTTATATGGCCTCTTCCTCTCATCTAACTGCATGATTTCTTTAACCTGGAGGAGACGAGCCTCTTCTGCATTTAATGCCTGAAGTAAAAGCAGAAATGAGGTTAAGAATCAGGACAGATTCTAGTACTTTATAGAATCCCACTGTTCTGTCTGCTGCTGGTACTTTTAGTtaatccacacaaaacagctaATGCTAGTTCTTATTTTACACCTACAAGCCTTAAGTGTTTAACCTCCAACTACTGTGCCAAATTAGAATTTGTCACGCttaatgttttaattttgctGTCAGTTTTCTCTGTTCACAGTATTATTTAatttagccattttaaaatttgtgtaaATGTAGGATGTTAGGGTGTGGTAATTTTAAGGATTCCTGAATTTTCAGCTAAGTTTACATAAAGGGTGAAATTCTCTAATGCGTTTTAGTGACTTAAGAACTTTTGAGAATTTCATCCAGACTGAATAAGGATAGCTTTtccccccgtttttttttttttttttttaaagacattgaaTATTCCTTCCCTACTGTAGTGCTACTGTTTGCTATTCAGCAGAAGCTGTGGATTATCCAAAAGATTGCTAAAGTATATCAGTGTAAGACTCCCATGCTGTAACTGATAGTACACGGGCAGACTGCTGTACTTCTGTGGAGCCCCATTCAATTACTTCATTGGGACTTTGTACAGTTGCCGTAATCTACTCATGCACGCCATCAATTGCAGGATAGGGCCTAATTTTCTCCTTGGGATAAAAGGCACTTTAAGGAGAGAGGAGTTTTGCTGGTTTGTTCCCCACCTTGCTTCACACGATTAATTAGGTTGGTGTTCCACTTTTCTGCTATCACCCACTGTTCTTACCATTTACTTCAAAGCAGCTACACAACTCTGTCTAAAAGTCACTTCAACTCAGAGTCAACAGAAGAGAAACCCTATATACAACACCACAAGAACCATGATTTTGGGACCTTCATACTACTGACCAAATATCTCTTAAGAAGAACAAGAACTCTGTTTGAAAAAGCACAGTGCacctttttcagtttttcatgtttctttttctcttcaccCTCACTATCTGAATTTGGACTCTTCTtttgcttcttctttttcttctttttctcatcTTTCTGTTTTTCTTGATGTATctggaggaggaaagcaggagttTTAGACAAATGCCATGGGTTATGAACATGCATGTCCAAGGAACTTATCTCTAGGGTCTATCAACTCTATATGTCAGGAGTTTAGTTTGGGAACATTGAGAGATGAGACATTAATGATCCAATACTTTATAAATCTCCTAGTCAAGCTCAGAAGAGTTGGCCCATGCATCTTTGTAGTACAGTCACTACACCACTCCACCTTTTAAAACTCCAGATTAACAGAATGCAAAAATCTTCCTTCCCACAATCTTTTAAAGTAGTTATCCTTTTCTAAAGGGAAGACATGTGGGAGGGGAGCTAACCTACCTCCATCAACGTTTTGGATTTTGCCATATACTCTTCCTCTGTAGGTTTTTCCTCTGGTAAGTCTAATGCAGTATTCTGCACaatgaagattaaaaaaagggCATGAAAACTCACTATGCATGTACCAAAATGGAAAGACAAGTTGAATTATTAGCCGTATTTTTATAGCAGCATCCCATTGTTCTAATGTCTAAAAACGAAGTGATACTTACAGCGATTTCTTTCCCAGCTTCTCCTGTACAATAGGAATACTTGACAAATGAGTGGCAGCATTTATATCCCCATCTGCCTTCCTTCCAATATGAACCCCATATACACTGCAAGACAAACACAGTACTGAAGCAATCACATAATAGGAACATTGCCACATAATAGGAACATTGCAAATCATACATGATTTTTGTTTAACTCTTTTCAGAAAAGTAGTAGTTCATCCAAAAATCTTAGGAGGGAAAACTGATGAACTTTGAAGATCTACAAGAATTAGCacatgggggagattttcaaaggcaaaggacagctaggtgcccaactcctattACAACTCAAGGGGAGTTGGAAGcataactgccatttgtgcctttgaaagttCCCCACATACGCTCCACTTGATTCACACACAGCTCCTATTAGCGATAATTAAATTCTCCTACTTGGAGGGAGAGAGACTTAAGCAAGCAACTTATCCAAAAAGATAAGTTCACTACTTTAGTGACAGTGCATCGGTTCCCATGGCACTTGATCATATTTCCTCTGCTTTACCAGGAAATTTAGCTCTTGCTATTGTTTTTCAACGTAGGTGCTTACTGTGTGGTTGTTGATAGTTACATCCTCTTCATACTTAGAACGGACAATAGCTTTCTCTTGTCCTTTGATGACTGTTCCATGCCTAGAATACTCCACATAGTCTTCTGTCTGGGCTAACAGCAGTTCAGCTGGTGGAGCATCTAGATGTTCTTGTCCTCCATACTACAACAACAATACAAGCAACATTTTTGAAGAtctatagcaaaaaaaaaagtcatttagactTGCAACTGCATTTCAAACTCATCACCTCACTACCTTCCCTGGGCTTTGGGTGCTATGCAAGCACTTAGAACATTAAAATGTAAACAGTGATCCATTTTTTGTGCTTCTGATTTACTAGCTAAAGATTCAAATTTCTGCTACGGTGGTAACActtcatattttttttgtttgaagaaaTATTACCAGCTCCAGTGCTATATCCCAATTTACGTATAGAACATCTCGTTTAACCCACTAcaagttttcaaagcaaaaaagtTAGAAAAACAATCCAAGTATAGAACAATTAGACAATACAGTTTGTCAACAACTTGTGCTTAACAAATGTTAGCACCTTCATGATTTATTTTTACCACGTGGTCTAAGTAAAACTGATCGTAATACagcaaaatagaaaaatgttCATCTAAAAAACTGCACTCATTATGGCAATCCCAAAGTCTGAAAATTaagattttgaaaagcacttatgttgtgtgtgttgtgaaatatttgcaaatactTAGTCTAAACTATTCCAAGTTATCTTCTTCCTAAAAGATCAATTTTAACAATGCAAAAACTATTTTCCACCActtgtgtgtattttaaaacataaatccaGACCCCCACATCTTGCACTGACAAGTTTTCACCAGAGGTACATTCTGACAGCTGAGGGATGAGGCCCGTGACCACAGAAAATGCTAACAGACCTTCAGCTATACTAATGTGTCTATATTAAATAACTTACCAGACACAACAGGTAAAGACTACATAATTTTAGAGTTTGATCGGAAAGGTTAACAGGTGGTTTGGCCCGCACTAATAatgtgttatttttgttttcttttaaatgaaaaaagaaaaaacccaagcTGGACCCGCTCTTTACAGCATTCTTGTTCGTTGGGCATTTGTTTTTGTTACCTTCTCTAGGATGCTTTCTTTCTGCTGTTCCTTAAAATCTTCTTTTTTCACCTTGAAGGATTTGTACAGGAGTTCCAGTTTTGTAGGGTCTGCTTGAAGATGAACTTCGGAGCCTTTGTCATAAGCCTCCCAAGCAAACACTATATATAAAACAAAGAGCCATCACTTAATTAAAATGATCATTTTGAATCCTATACATGCTTTTCAAATAGGACCTTTAACCTATTCTTTGTCTAAGAATCATCATGCAGTCAAGTTTACCTGTAACAAGAGACATTTCTTCCTTGGCACAGAAATATGGAACTTCAGAAAAATCATACCTTAAAAATTGATTTAATGAAATACTTACACTGAGTTTGTGCCATTGAAATGGTATCTCCAGTGTAACGAACAAAGTTGTCACCTGCATAACCAActctacaaaaaaaacccccaaaaaacaattatttaagtAATGTGCAACACCCTTACTCTCTGTTAAGCACATAAATTCTTTCATCCATTTTTGGCATCGTTACTTTTGTTAACTGTGAATCTCTCTTGCTTGAAAAGAACACGTCACCAAGACTCCCAAAATGGTAAGACCCTCCTGCAACATTGTTTCTATTCCCTACCTGGGCCACAGAAAAACATACACAAATGTAATTCACATCACTACTCCTCTGCTTTCTCCCTGAGAGTTAACACATTAGCTCTGCAACATTCTGAATACTTGCTGGTTTGGGGAGCAAGAGGCCAACCTATGGATTCTAACAAGTATTTGACAGGGAAGCATGAAGTTCAAATTCTGGACAGTGGGCTGTCTGAATTTGGCAGTTATTTCTGGTGTGATAATTGCACGTAAAGAGGAGAATAGCTGCAAACATCCAACCACTGAAATACATTTACATATACATCACTGTGGTCTAGAGATACCATCTCTACTTTAGAGGGGTTCTGCTGTAACCTGCAATTTGCTGTTCTGCCCACTTTACAATTTGTACTCAAAAACTTAGTATCAATCCTATGGTAATTAAATTGACAAGATCACTTTAAAGTATCAACTCTCAACAAAATGATCCTCATCAGCACTGTGTGTGCTTCTTGTAAgttagaagaaaaaaacaaaataagcagAAGAAGGTAACCAAGAAAGTATTAAAAGGTTCCTTCCTCCATAACTGACTAGTCGCTCATTGGTAGCAAGATACAGAGGACAGCAAAGAGAAACAAGGTTAATATTAAGACAATTTTAACTCTATCTGGTTTTGTTATAGATGTGTAGCCAAAATCCCAGTTTCAGACTTACTCATCTGGATTCTTGCCTGCATTGGCATATGGGTTCTCCCTCATTGCTCTCGTTTTGGGATCATAGTAGGCAGAATTTGGATCTAGATTCCTCAAGTACTAAAATAAGGAGACATACAAAATGTTTACTTAGAAATCTGGGATGCTAACAGAACTGAAAATATTACTGTAATACCTTCATAGATACTTTAAAGTGTTAGATGACATGCCTCCAACTGGTATTACAACAGCTTCCTTTAAGTTGGGATAACCATGATAGCTTGcctacctttgtaaagcacttgatgCTCTGTAGGTGAAAAGCGCTATCTAAAGGTcagaatttttatattttgacaaAAGGGCAATAGGTAAAGGAAGGTCATGAGTTACCCAAGGTGACATACGAAGatcagtggcaaagctaggaacAGAAACTAAGTCTACAGGCTCCAAGCCCCAT
The nucleotide sequence above comes from Chelonia mydas isolate rCheMyd1 chromosome 8, rCheMyd1.pri.v2, whole genome shotgun sequence. Encoded proteins:
- the SLU7 gene encoding pre-mRNA-splicing factor SLU7, giving the protein MASGTVEIINSTPAGGSNDVSLEEPKKMTREDWRKKKELEEQRKLGNAPAEVDEEGKDINPHIPQYISSVPWYIDPSKRPTLKHQRPQPEKQKEFTSSVEWYKRGVQENSVTTKYRKGACENCGAMTHTKKDCLERPRKVGAKFTGLNIAPDEHMQPTLMFDYDGKRDRWNGYNPEEHMKIVEEYSKVDLAKRTLKAQKLQEELASGKLMEQVNSPRHHWEEEESNSQTERDHNSEGEDEDKYADDIDMPGQNFDSKRRITVRNLRIREDIAKYLRNLDPNSAYYDPKTRAMRENPYANAGKNPDEVGYAGDNFVRYTGDTISMAQTQLFAWEAYDKGSEVHLQADPTKLELLYKSFKVKKEDFKEQQKESILEKYGGQEHLDAPPAELLLAQTEDYVEYSRHGTVIKGQEKAIVRSKYEEDVTINNHTCIWGSYWKEGRWGYKCCHSFVKYSYCTGEAGKEIANTALDLPEEKPTEEEYMAKSKTLMEIHQEKQKDEKKKKKKKQKKSPNSDSEGEEKKKHEKLKKALNAEEARLLQVKEIMQLDERKRPYNSMYETREPTEEEMEAYRMKRQRPDDPMASFLGQ